The following coding sequences lie in one Heyndrickxia oleronia genomic window:
- the hflK gene encoding FtsH protease activity modulator HflK: protein MSLKRIYTITGFIIAIIILGIVLVSSWYTVDESEQAVILTFGKAEEAIQEPGLHFKLPWPVQSVEKLSRETFSLQFGYDQKKNKVKDYPDETKMITGDENILMADLVVQWKITNPEKYLFNSEQPNQILYNATSSSLRSIIGSSKIDDALTSGKAEIEAGVRELLTSLIEKYDIGISIMAVKLQDVELPNTDVRKAFTDVTDARETMNTKINEAKKYENKRMNEAEGEKEALISRAEGEKASRIQIARGDVAVFNKLYNEYKKNPEITKERLVIETLEQVLPGAEIYIMNDDGNTMKYLPIRPLEKETPITEKKEEGGDQNNEG, encoded by the coding sequence TTGAGTTTAAAAAGAATTTATACAATTACAGGATTCATTATAGCAATCATTATCCTTGGGATTGTGCTTGTTTCTTCTTGGTATACTGTGGATGAATCAGAGCAAGCAGTGATACTAACATTTGGTAAAGCAGAGGAAGCTATCCAGGAACCAGGACTCCATTTTAAGTTACCTTGGCCAGTCCAATCGGTTGAAAAGCTTTCACGAGAGACTTTTAGTTTGCAATTTGGTTATGATCAAAAGAAAAATAAGGTGAAAGATTACCCTGATGAAACAAAAATGATTACTGGGGATGAAAACATCCTCATGGCTGATTTAGTTGTACAATGGAAAATAACTAATCCGGAGAAATATCTATTTAATTCTGAGCAGCCGAATCAAATTTTATATAACGCTACATCATCTTCTTTGAGAAGTATTATAGGAAGCTCGAAAATTGATGATGCACTTACATCTGGGAAAGCTGAAATAGAGGCAGGTGTCCGTGAATTATTGACTTCATTAATTGAAAAATATGACATTGGTATTTCAATAATGGCGGTAAAATTACAGGATGTTGAGCTCCCGAATACAGATGTCCGAAAAGCCTTTACAGATGTCACGGATGCGAGAGAAACAATGAATACGAAAATTAATGAAGCAAAGAAATACGAAAATAAGCGAATGAATGAAGCAGAAGGAGAGAAGGAAGCACTAATATCTAGAGCCGAAGGGGAAAAAGCATCCAGAATTCAAATAGCTCGTGGGGATGTTGCAGTATTCAATAAACTTTATAATGAATACAAAAAAAATCCTGAAATTACTAAAGAGCGCCTAGTCATTGAAACGCTTGAGCAGGTTCTTCCTGGGGCAGAAATCTACATTATGAATGATGACGGGAATACGATGAAATACCTGCCGATCCGTCCGTTAGAAAAAGAAACACCAATAACAGAAAAGAAAGAAGAGGGAGGCGACCAAAATAATGAAGGATGA
- a CDS encoding MaoC/PaaZ C-terminal domain-containing protein, with amino-acid sequence MLLGKRRKIGRKIEEISIGEKLTLTETVEDKDLLLYLGLTNDANPLYIQHDYAAQTPFEKPIVPTIMLTGMITSAISKYLPGPGSHVVTQKLEFLKPIYHYSSIHFLFEVVDVHPDKHLIDIQIQATNDANETVIQGFLTVCPPHRIETLNEKVLDNF; translated from the coding sequence ATGCTTTTAGGAAAAAGGAGAAAGATTGGGAGAAAAATTGAAGAAATATCTATTGGAGAAAAATTAACCTTAACTGAAACAGTTGAGGATAAGGACCTCCTTCTATATTTAGGACTGACAAATGATGCAAATCCATTATACATACAACATGATTATGCTGCCCAAACTCCATTCGAAAAGCCAATTGTACCAACAATCATGCTAACAGGTATGATTACATCGGCTATATCCAAGTATTTACCAGGTCCGGGGTCACATGTGGTTACTCAGAAATTAGAATTTTTAAAACCTATCTATCATTATAGCTCGATTCATTTCCTATTCGAAGTAGTAGATGTACATCCAGATAAACATTTGATAGATATTCAAATTCAAGCAACCAATGATGCAAACGAAACAGTTATTCAAGGTTTTTTAACTGTATGTCCACCACATAGAATAGAAACATTAAATGAAAAAGTATTAGATAATTTTTGA